One Hydrogenophaga crassostreae genomic region harbors:
- the flhF gene encoding flagellar biosynthesis protein FlhF, protein MNIQRFTAVTSREAMAKARNAFGDSAVILSSRATDDGFEVMAAAEESLAPMAATTSLMPRADRIAPIVTRRSGSRPGRPPQFEDDDDESVEADTEALAMSTLSFQDYVRERMLRKRRGESDDEPAAVAPPVARAAKGPAPRAAAPAPMARSEVQEAPAVAQAVQQAAPAMPAQPQRTAIPQPIVTRNSASADRTPTASMSYAGSTASASSVAAELTALKDLMEERFNTLAWLGNTRQNPVQSQLMLKLIRAGYSPAMSRAVLDRVPANSAAPEAQRWVQDTINRNVKASAPGQTLCDEGGVIALIGATGVGKTTTAAKLAAQCIKQYGAGSVGLITLDTYRVSGYEQLRSYGRMLGVVAHLAHDRAALKDLLTLLEGKRMVLIDTAGLGQRDQRIQDMLDVLDMPSIKKVLVLNAGSHGDTLDDVLTAFKASTLHGVVLSKVDEAVKLGPSIDALIRHQVVLRGVANGQRVPEDWQEPDANALVRMSFGTEGKSAYDPLPSEMGLYFSQASSMGLQMGSSHV, encoded by the coding sequence ATGAACATCCAGCGTTTCACCGCCGTGACCTCTCGCGAAGCCATGGCCAAGGCGCGCAACGCCTTTGGCGACAGCGCCGTGATTCTTTCCAGCCGCGCCACCGATGACGGTTTTGAGGTGATGGCCGCTGCCGAAGAGAGCCTGGCACCCATGGCCGCCACCACTTCTCTGATGCCTCGGGCCGATCGCATTGCGCCCATCGTCACGCGGCGCAGCGGCAGCCGGCCAGGCCGTCCTCCCCAGTTTGAAGATGACGACGACGAATCGGTCGAAGCCGATACCGAAGCGCTGGCCATGAGCACCCTGTCTTTCCAGGACTATGTGCGCGAACGCATGCTGCGCAAGCGGCGTGGCGAGTCCGATGACGAGCCTGCGGCGGTCGCGCCTCCGGTTGCGCGAGCGGCGAAAGGCCCCGCCCCGCGCGCGGCTGCACCGGCGCCCATGGCCCGAAGCGAAGTGCAGGAGGCGCCAGCAGTGGCCCAGGCGGTTCAGCAGGCTGCGCCCGCGATGCCGGCACAGCCCCAGCGCACGGCGATTCCCCAGCCCATCGTGACCCGCAACTCCGCCAGCGCCGACCGGACCCCCACTGCATCCATGTCCTACGCCGGCTCAACAGCGTCAGCGAGCAGCGTGGCGGCGGAGCTGACGGCGCTGAAAGACCTCATGGAGGAGCGCTTCAACACCTTGGCCTGGCTGGGCAACACCCGCCAGAACCCGGTGCAGTCGCAACTCATGCTCAAACTGATCCGCGCGGGGTATTCACCCGCGATGAGCCGTGCCGTGCTCGATCGCGTACCTGCCAATAGCGCCGCGCCGGAAGCCCAGCGTTGGGTGCAAGACACCATCAACCGCAACGTGAAGGCCTCTGCGCCTGGGCAAACGCTGTGCGACGAAGGTGGTGTGATTGCCCTGATCGGTGCCACCGGTGTCGGGAAAACCACCACCGCCGCCAAACTCGCAGCCCAGTGCATCAAACAATATGGCGCGGGCAGTGTGGGTCTCATCACGCTCGATACCTACCGTGTTTCGGGTTACGAGCAACTGCGCTCCTATGGTCGCATGCTCGGCGTGGTGGCCCACCTGGCCCACGACCGCGCCGCCCTCAAAGACCTGTTGACCTTGCTCGAGGGCAAGCGGATGGTGCTCATCGACACAGCCGGTCTGGGTCAGCGCGACCAGCGCATTCAGGACATGCTCGATGTGCTCGACATGCCCAGCATCAAGAAGGTGCTGGTGCTCAACGCCGGTTCTCACGGCGACACGCTTGACGATGTGCTCACCGCGTTCAAGGCCAGCACCCTGCACGGCGTGGTGCTCTCCAAAGTGGATGAAGCAGTCAAGCTGGGTCCATCGATCGATGCCCTCATCCGACATCAGGTGGTGTTGCGTGGTGTGGCCAATGGCCAGCGCGTGCCCGAGGACTGGCAGGAGCCCGATGCCAACGCCCTGGTGCGCATGTCATTCGGTACCGAAGGCAAATCGGCCTACGATCCGCTGCCTTCCGAGATGGGGCTGTACTTTTCCCAGGCTTCATCGATGGGATTGCAAATGGGGAGTTCCCATGTTTGA
- a CDS encoding RNA polymerase sigma factor FliA, translating into MYTAKGTLNRDDQLRKYSPLVRRLAHHMIAKLPPSVEIDDLIQVGMIGLTEAISRFEPTQGVQFETFASQRIRGAMIDELREGDWMSRGSRKSQKDIEQAVSRLQQKLKRPPIESEIAKELGMNLADYQHLLAKVRGTQLVYLEDIGGHSEDDDGFLDRHVGDEEAEPSARLQDQRMRQALVAAINVLPEREQHIMSMYYEHDMNLKEIAAVLGVTESRICQLHSQSIARLRTKLREH; encoded by the coding sequence ATGTACACCGCCAAAGGCACCCTCAACCGGGACGACCAATTGCGCAAATACAGCCCTTTGGTTCGTCGCCTCGCTCACCACATGATCGCCAAGTTGCCGCCCAGCGTGGAGATCGACGACCTGATTCAGGTCGGGATGATCGGACTGACTGAAGCCATCTCGCGCTTTGAACCCACGCAAGGCGTTCAGTTCGAAACCTTTGCCAGCCAGCGCATTCGCGGCGCGATGATCGATGAACTGCGAGAAGGTGACTGGATGTCGCGCGGCTCTCGCAAGAGCCAGAAAGACATCGAGCAGGCGGTGAGCCGCTTGCAACAAAAGCTGAAGCGCCCGCCGATCGAGTCCGAGATCGCCAAAGAGCTGGGCATGAACCTGGCCGACTACCAGCATCTGTTGGCCAAGGTGCGTGGCACCCAGCTTGTGTACCTGGAAGACATCGGTGGCCACAGCGAGGATGACGATGGTTTTCTGGACCGGCATGTGGGCGATGAGGAGGCCGAGCCTTCTGCGCGCCTGCAAGACCAGCGCATGCGCCAGGCCCTCGTGGCGGCCATCAATGTGTTGCCCGAACGCGAGCAACACATCATGAGCATGTATTACGAGCACGACATGAACCTCAAGGAAATCGCTGCGGTGCTCGGCGTGACCGAGTCGCGCATCTGCCAGCTGCACAGTCAGTCCATTGCCCGTCTGCGCACCAAGCTGCGCGAACACTGA
- a CDS encoding bifunctional cytidylyltransferase/SDR family oxidoreductase, with product MPRDIAFILLAGGSGSRLDSPIPKQFIRVAGKTIVEHSFANLAAFAPDARIVITVPSDALAFARAMFEGTRAEVIVGGSSRQASTWAGLRHLGPDAPKNVVIHDSARPFLSHQILHDVVEALEQYEAVDVGIKTTDTIIVERDGFIQSIPKREHIYRGQTPQAFRYGALVKCYEELGAENIGGFTDDCGIYQRCNPQGKIRIVQGSPENIKITDSVDLVLADELFRIRMQHLMPNASGLDLKGKNTLVFGGSDGIGKAIVQVLQEAGSQVESVSRRSGCDVSDHQQVSAVIADAMRRWGHIDNVVNAAGLLIKNPLDRQSHGEVASQVSVNLMGSLNVAQCSHSALKASHGMLLQFSSSSFTRGRADYTPYSACKAAIVNLTQGLADEWMDDGIRVNCIVPGRTDTAMRRSNFAAEDSRSLLSPYEVALVSAKLLSSGSTGVIARI from the coding sequence ATGCCGCGTGATATCGCCTTCATCTTGCTGGCTGGCGGCAGTGGCAGCCGGCTGGACTCGCCCATTCCCAAGCAGTTCATTCGGGTCGCCGGCAAGACCATCGTGGAGCACAGCTTTGCGAACCTGGCGGCGTTTGCACCCGATGCGCGGATCGTCATCACCGTGCCCTCGGATGCGCTGGCGTTTGCGCGCGCGATGTTCGAAGGTACCCGCGCCGAGGTGATCGTGGGCGGCTCGTCGCGCCAGGCCTCTACCTGGGCAGGGCTGCGGCACCTCGGGCCGGACGCACCCAAAAACGTGGTCATTCACGATTCGGCACGGCCGTTCCTGAGCCACCAGATACTGCACGATGTGGTCGAAGCGCTGGAGCAATACGAAGCCGTTGATGTGGGTATCAAAACCACCGACACCATCATTGTCGAACGCGACGGCTTCATTCAGAGCATTCCCAAGCGTGAGCACATTTACCGGGGTCAGACCCCCCAGGCATTTCGCTATGGTGCGCTGGTCAAATGCTACGAAGAGCTTGGGGCGGAGAACATCGGCGGCTTCACCGACGATTGCGGCATCTACCAGCGTTGCAACCCGCAGGGAAAGATCCGCATCGTTCAGGGCAGCCCTGAAAACATCAAGATCACCGATTCGGTGGACCTGGTGCTGGCCGACGAACTCTTTCGCATTCGCATGCAGCATCTGATGCCCAATGCCTCCGGGCTGGATCTCAAAGGAAAGAACACCCTGGTATTTGGCGGCAGCGATGGCATCGGGAAAGCGATTGTTCAGGTGCTCCAGGAAGCGGGCAGCCAGGTGGAAAGTGTTTCCCGGCGCAGTGGCTGTGATGTGTCTGACCACCAACAGGTCAGTGCCGTGATCGCAGACGCGATGCGCCGCTGGGGGCATATCGACAACGTGGTCAACGCCGCCGGCCTGCTGATCAAGAATCCGCTGGACCGCCAGTCGCACGGGGAAGTGGCCTCGCAGGTGTCGGTGAACCTGATGGGTTCGCTCAATGTGGCGCAATGCAGCCACAGCGCACTCAAAGCGTCACACGGCATGCTGTTGCAGTTTTCGTCTTCCTCGTTCACGCGGGGCCGGGCCGACTACACCCCTTATTCCGCCTGCAAAGCCGCCATCGTCAACCTCACCCAAGGCCTGGCCGACGAGTGGATGGACGACGGCATCCGTGTCAACTGCATCGTGCCGGGCCGCACCGACACGGCCATGCGGCGCAGCAATTTTGCGGCCGAAGATTCGCGCAGTCTGCTCAGCCCCTACGAGGTGGCGCTGGTATCGGCCAAGTTGCTCAGTTCGGGCAGCACAGGCGTGATTGCCCGCATCTGA
- a CDS encoding class I SAM-dependent methyltransferase encodes MSCPVCEAEVKTHAYECEVAPYKGKVLQVHRCTGCDFVQLPENIGGFSKVVSNATLEGSLRSLRNGNDERPGREFYMAGMGIDMLGLDAPSVTFFGSGLNADHRWVKSKYPNATTKLVDLENMQGLESFETIAEATPSDVIVASEVIEHFEEPLEHFKSLIRLIKPNGILICSTNVYDGTDIRRHQYPFVPGHVAYWSPLALIKVATDLGCFVDFRTPEVGMHRGGPRKKYVIFYRNIELLFRISHYFGTHRLAPSEKE; translated from the coding sequence ATGTCTTGTCCCGTTTGCGAAGCTGAAGTCAAAACACACGCCTATGAGTGTGAAGTTGCGCCCTACAAGGGCAAGGTGCTGCAGGTGCACCGGTGCACCGGTTGCGACTTTGTGCAGTTGCCCGAGAATATCGGCGGATTTTCGAAAGTGGTTTCCAATGCCACCCTGGAAGGATCGCTGCGCAGCTTGCGCAATGGCAACGACGAACGCCCGGGGCGGGAGTTCTACATGGCTGGCATGGGCATCGACATGCTGGGGCTCGATGCCCCTTCGGTCACCTTTTTCGGCTCGGGCCTCAACGCCGACCACCGCTGGGTGAAGTCAAAGTACCCCAACGCCACCACCAAACTGGTGGATCTGGAAAACATGCAGGGTCTGGAGAGCTTCGAGACCATCGCCGAGGCCACGCCATCGGACGTGATTGTGGCTTCCGAGGTGATCGAGCACTTTGAGGAGCCGCTGGAACACTTCAAATCGCTGATCCGCCTCATCAAGCCCAACGGTATTTTGATTTGCAGCACCAATGTCTACGATGGCACCGACATTCGCCGCCATCAGTACCCGTTCGTGCCAGGTCATGTGGCTTATTGGTCACCTCTGGCGCTCATCAAGGTGGCAACCGATCTGGGTTGTTTTGTCGATTTCCGTACCCCCGAAGTCGGCATGCACCGCGGCGGGCCTCGGAAAAAGTATGTGATCTTCTACCGCAACATCGAGCTGCTGTTTCGCATCAGCCACTATTTCGGTACCCACCGCCTGGCGCCTTCGGAAAAAGAATGA
- the flgM gene encoding flagellar biosynthesis anti-sigma factor FlgM — translation MKVDSSPDSYIGSVAGGPHKAADKAAEGAAGAAAAGAAAKPQASAGVTVSLSASTTQALSGQGNSSDVFNAEKVESMKQSIANGTFQVNAEAIADKMLSNAAEMLGGGKSA, via the coding sequence ATGAAAGTCGATTCATCACCGGATTCCTATATCGGATCGGTTGCTGGCGGCCCCCACAAGGCAGCCGACAAAGCCGCCGAAGGCGCAGCAGGCGCGGCAGCGGCCGGCGCAGCAGCCAAGCCACAGGCCAGCGCGGGCGTGACCGTGAGTCTGTCTGCGTCCACCACCCAGGCGCTGTCGGGCCAAGGCAATTCCAGCGACGTGTTCAACGCCGAAAAGGTCGAGTCCATGAAGCAGTCCATTGCCAATGGCACCTTCCAGGTCAATGCCGAGGCGATTGCAGACAAGATGCTGTCCAATGCGGCTGAGATGCTCGGCGGCGGCAAGTCGGCCTGA
- the flgA gene encoding flagellar basal body P-ring formation chaperone FlgA: MNVQQTLTRIRLAPSGLPRPAAWALGCAWGLSLVLFAAAPASAQYAAAQAVTANDRALLAQMARDWLTPALESTMADNPDNLLRPEVIMGALDSRLRLAPCQRIEPFLPPGTRLWGRSRVGLRCLEGRVHWKVYVPVTVKAWGPAWVLRRAVPSGTVLTQDDADLAEMDWAEQASSVLATPESWIGQEAVFALQPGHTLRANMVRPLPAFSRGALVRVKSIGSGFHVVASGQAMEDGVVGQPVRVKLDGGRTITGMVRKGQVVEVKL; this comes from the coding sequence ATGAACGTCCAACAAACCCTCACCCGCATTCGCCTCGCGCCCTCAGGTTTGCCCCGCCCGGCTGCCTGGGCGCTGGGATGCGCCTGGGGTTTGTCTCTGGTGTTGTTCGCGGCAGCTCCGGCCAGCGCGCAGTACGCCGCGGCCCAGGCTGTGACGGCCAACGACCGCGCTTTGCTCGCCCAGATGGCCCGCGACTGGCTCACGCCAGCGCTGGAAAGCACCATGGCAGACAACCCCGACAATCTGCTGCGCCCGGAGGTCATCATGGGCGCACTCGATTCACGCCTGCGTCTGGCGCCATGCCAGCGCATTGAACCCTTTTTGCCACCCGGCACCCGCCTGTGGGGCCGCAGCCGTGTCGGTCTGCGCTGCCTTGAAGGCCGTGTGCACTGGAAGGTTTATGTGCCGGTGACCGTCAAGGCATGGGGACCGGCATGGGTGTTGCGCCGCGCCGTGCCCAGTGGCACGGTGTTGACTCAAGACGACGCCGATCTGGCCGAAATGGACTGGGCGGAGCAGGCTTCAAGCGTGCTGGCCACGCCTGAGAGCTGGATTGGGCAGGAAGCGGTTTTCGCCTTGCAGCCTGGCCACACGCTGCGGGCCAACATGGTTCGCCCCCTGCCAGCTTTCTCGCGGGGGGCCCTGGTTCGGGTCAAGAGCATCGGCTCGGGGTTTCACGTGGTGGCCAGCGGGCAGGCCATGGAAGATGGTGTGGTGGGTCAGCCGGTTCGGGTCAAACTCGATGGCGGCCGAACCATCACGGGCATGGTCCGCAAGGGCCAGGTGGTGGAGGTCAAGCTATGA
- the flgB gene encoding flagellar basal body rod protein FlgB: protein MLEQLTAKLDFQSNALLLRSQRQQVLASNIANADTPGYIARDFDFASALKDASGMNSAGPKQTDTRHMSLGSRDPRNPAMAYAVQTQPSEDGNSVDLDRERANFMDNAIRYESTLRFINSNVKTMLSAITGQ from the coding sequence ATGCTGGAACAACTGACCGCCAAACTGGATTTTCAGTCCAACGCGTTGTTGCTGCGTTCGCAGCGCCAGCAGGTGCTGGCCAGCAACATCGCCAACGCCGACACCCCGGGTTACATCGCCCGCGACTTTGACTTCGCTTCTGCGCTCAAAGACGCCTCAGGCATGAACAGCGCCGGCCCCAAGCAAACCGATACCCGCCACATGAGCCTGGGCAGCCGCGATCCGCGCAACCCGGCCATGGCCTACGCGGTGCAGACACAACCCAGTGAAGACGGCAACTCTGTCGACCTTGACCGGGAGCGGGCGAACTTCATGGACAACGCCATTCGTTATGAATCCACGCTGCGGTTCATCAACTCGAATGTGAAGACCATGCTCAGCGCGATCACGGGGCAGTAG
- the flgC gene encoding flagellar basal body rod protein FlgC, producing the protein MSMFSIFGVSGSAISSQAQRLNVVASNLANADAVAGPDGQSYKARQVVFQTVPMGGQGDAGVKVQDITESEAPGRRVHDPYHPSADAEGYVTHSNVNPVEEMVNMMSASRSYQNNVEVMNTAKSLLLKTLQMGQ; encoded by the coding sequence ATGTCCATGTTTTCAATTTTTGGGGTGTCTGGCAGTGCGATCAGTTCGCAGGCGCAGCGGCTCAATGTGGTGGCTTCCAATCTGGCCAACGCCGATGCGGTGGCCGGGCCCGATGGCCAGAGTTACAAGGCGCGCCAGGTGGTGTTCCAGACGGTGCCCATGGGCGGGCAGGGTGACGCGGGGGTGAAGGTTCAGGACATCACCGAGAGCGAAGCGCCCGGCCGCCGGGTGCACGACCCCTATCACCCCAGTGCCGATGCCGAGGGCTATGTGACCCATTCCAACGTAAACCCGGTGGAAGAGATGGTCAACATGATGTCGGCCTCGCGCTCCTACCAGAACAACGTCGAGGTCATGAACACGGCCAAGTCCCTTTTGCTCAAGACCCTCCAGATGGGTCAATAA
- a CDS encoding flagellar hook assembly protein FlgD: MLTPAIDLSNLGTTVGSTTSTNSNNATDPQASQDRFLKLLVAQINNQDPLNPMDNAQMTTQMAQINTVSGIQELNATLKGMADQMSATQTLQGASLIGREALIDGKELSFEGNVGKGALSLPSSASKVYVDIIGVNGAVLDTVDMGARSAGQHGFEWNTGAINPASIGSFAVRASQGAEVISATPLSRVRVASVGMSNGAMNLQLANGRTVPYDQARAFM, from the coding sequence ATGCTCACCCCCGCCATTGACCTCAGCAACCTCGGTACGACCGTGGGCAGCACCACGTCGACCAACAGCAACAACGCCACCGACCCCCAGGCGTCACAAGACCGATTCCTCAAATTGCTGGTCGCGCAGATCAACAACCAGGATCCGCTCAACCCCATGGACAACGCCCAGATGACCACCCAGATGGCGCAGATCAACACGGTCAGCGGCATCCAGGAGCTCAATGCCACGCTCAAGGGCATGGCCGATCAGATGAGTGCGACACAGACGCTGCAAGGCGCATCCCTGATCGGGCGCGAGGCCCTGATCGATGGCAAGGAACTGAGTTTCGAGGGCAATGTGGGCAAGGGTGCGCTGTCCCTGCCTTCTTCCGCCAGCAAGGTTTATGTGGACATCATCGGCGTCAATGGCGCCGTTCTGGACACGGTGGACATGGGCGCCCGCAGCGCCGGTCAGCACGGCTTCGAATGGAACACCGGGGCCATCAACCCCGCCAGCATCGGCAGCTTTGCGGTTCGTGCAAGCCAGGGCGCCGAAGTCATCTCCGCCACACCGCTGTCGCGGGTGAGGGTGGCCTCGGTGGGCATGAGCAATGGCGCCATGAATCTTCAACTGGCCAATGGCCGGACGGTTCCCTACGACCAGGCGCGCGCTTTCATGTAA
- the flgE gene encoding flagellar hook protein FlgE, giving the protein MAFQQGLSGLNSSARNLDVIGHNIANANTVGMKSSRAEFGELYASSINSAGGINAGIGVTVSTVSQLFTQGNITVTGNDLDVAINGNGFFETTMPDGAMTYSRAGMFKLDRDGNLITNQGGQLMGYPTDNDGVRLGFESVPLTLPTGGAVPAKQSTAISAEFNLDASAPVFNAVVPNTPFGTYATSLNAFDAQGLEVPVGFVFQKTANNTWDVYTSVNGADPALSVPFQITFTADGKLDPATVIPPLQLQSPNDPAEVFDVAIDFNESTQFGADFGVTNLSQDGYRPGELTSLGISDAGVITARYSNGQSQAAGQIALVNFRNVQGLSPSSGGNWTQTYASGEPVRGAPGEGKLGYLRSGALEDSNVDLTGELVNMMTAQRAYQANAQTIKTQDQILSTLLNMR; this is encoded by the coding sequence ATGGCATTCCAGCAAGGTCTCTCGGGTCTGAACAGCTCGGCTCGCAATCTGGACGTGATCGGTCACAACATCGCCAACGCCAACACCGTCGGCATGAAATCGTCGCGTGCGGAATTTGGTGAGCTTTATGCGAGTTCGATCAACTCCGCCGGTGGTATCAACGCCGGCATCGGCGTGACCGTGTCCACCGTGTCGCAGCTCTTTACCCAGGGCAACATCACGGTCACCGGCAACGACCTTGACGTGGCCATCAACGGCAACGGTTTCTTCGAAACCACCATGCCCGACGGTGCGATGACGTATTCCCGCGCGGGCATGTTCAAGCTCGATCGAGACGGCAACCTCATCACCAACCAGGGCGGTCAGCTCATGGGCTACCCCACCGACAACGACGGGGTCCGCCTGGGATTCGAGTCGGTGCCTCTGACCCTGCCGACCGGTGGTGCCGTGCCCGCCAAACAGTCCACCGCGATCAGTGCCGAGTTCAACCTCGATGCCTCAGCGCCGGTCTTCAATGCCGTGGTGCCCAATACGCCATTCGGTACCTACGCCACCTCGCTCAACGCCTTTGATGCGCAGGGCCTGGAGGTGCCGGTCGGCTTCGTGTTCCAGAAAACGGCGAACAACACCTGGGATGTCTACACCAGTGTCAACGGGGCTGATCCAGCGCTGTCTGTGCCGTTCCAGATCACCTTCACCGCCGATGGCAAGCTCGATCCCGCCACGGTGATTCCACCGCTGCAACTGCAGTCGCCCAACGACCCTGCAGAGGTCTTTGATGTGGCCATCGACTTCAATGAATCCACCCAGTTTGGCGCCGATTTTGGCGTCACCAACCTCTCGCAAGACGGCTACCGCCCTGGCGAACTGACCAGCCTGGGCATCAGCGATGCCGGTGTGATCACGGCGCGGTACTCCAACGGGCAGTCACAAGCGGCCGGACAGATCGCCCTGGTGAACTTCCGCAACGTGCAGGGCCTGTCGCCCAGCAGTGGTGGCAACTGGACACAAACCTATGCGTCCGGTGAGCCCGTGCGTGGCGCGCCTGGTGAAGGCAAGCTGGGTTACCTGCGCTCCGGTGCGCTGGAAGATTCCAACGTCGACCTGACGGGTGAACTGGTGAACATGATGACCGCCCAGCGCGCCTACCAGGCCAACGCGCAGACCATCAAAACGCAAGACCAGATCCTGAGCACGCTGCTGAACATGAGGTAA
- the flgF gene encoding flagellar basal-body rod protein FlgF, producing MDRMIYTAMSGANAASQRQQILANNLANASTPGFRAELATFRAVPVRGDGTTSRVFALEATAGHLDAPGPVNPTGRSLDVAAKGNAYFTVQGLDGTEAHTRAGAFEVNANGTLVSAQGLTVLSSTDAPIVVPNNAHLDFGDDGSISARVGDAPPQNLGRLKMVTPDGNNPLKRSDDGLFRPVNQEPMLADAQARVQGGALEGSNVNPIEAMVGMIAVSRQFELQMKMLQNNETNDRTASQLLNMNG from the coding sequence ATGGACCGCATGATCTACACCGCCATGAGCGGCGCGAACGCCGCCTCGCAGCGGCAGCAGATTCTGGCCAACAACCTGGCCAATGCCTCCACGCCCGGGTTTCGTGCCGAGCTTGCCACGTTCCGTGCTGTGCCCGTGCGCGGCGATGGCACCACTTCACGGGTGTTTGCTTTGGAGGCCACTGCCGGTCACCTCGATGCCCCTGGCCCGGTCAATCCCACCGGTCGCAGCCTCGATGTGGCGGCCAAGGGCAATGCCTATTTCACCGTGCAAGGCCTTGATGGCACAGAAGCCCACACCCGGGCCGGTGCTTTTGAAGTGAACGCCAATGGCACCCTGGTTTCGGCCCAGGGCCTGACGGTGCTCAGCAGCACGGATGCCCCCATCGTGGTGCCCAACAACGCCCATCTGGATTTTGGCGACGACGGTTCCATCTCCGCCCGCGTGGGCGATGCGCCGCCGCAAAACCTGGGCCGTCTCAAGATGGTCACGCCCGATGGCAACAACCCGCTCAAACGCAGCGATGACGGGCTGTTTCGGCCAGTCAATCAGGAGCCCATGCTTGCAGATGCCCAGGCGCGGGTGCAAGGCGGTGCACTGGAAGGCAGCAACGTGAATCCCATCGAGGCCATGGTGGGAATGATCGCTGTCTCGCGACAGTTCGAACTGCAAATGAAGATGTTGCAAAACAACGAAACCAACGACCGAACCGCCAGCCAGTTGCTGAACATGAACGGCTAA
- the flgG gene encoding flagellar basal-body rod protein FlgG, with product MINSLWISKTGMQAQQTQLDVISNNMANVSTNGFKRANAVFEDLMYQNLRQVGAADTEQNNLPTGLQVGLGVRTVATARNFTQGSLQQSGNQLDLAINGSGFIQVAMPDGTTGYTRDGSLQVDGQGQLVTSSGLTVAGGITIPAEAQSITVGKDGVITVKLPGNATPQQVGNIELASFVNPAGLEPLGGNMYAETVASGNPINGAPGSAGMGQLMQGYVETSNVNVVQELVTMIQTQRAYEMNSKAIQTSDQMLQRLAQL from the coding sequence ATGATCAATTCCCTGTGGATTTCCAAGACCGGCATGCAGGCCCAGCAAACCCAGCTGGACGTGATTTCCAACAACATGGCCAACGTGTCGACCAATGGCTTCAAGCGCGCCAACGCCGTGTTCGAAGACCTGATGTACCAGAACCTGCGCCAGGTGGGCGCGGCCGACACCGAACAGAACAACCTGCCGACGGGCTTGCAGGTGGGCCTGGGTGTGCGCACCGTGGCCACCGCGCGCAACTTCACCCAGGGCAGCTTGCAGCAATCGGGCAACCAGCTTGATCTCGCCATCAACGGCAGCGGCTTCATCCAGGTGGCGATGCCCGATGGCACCACTGGCTACACCCGCGATGGCAGCTTGCAGGTCGATGGCCAGGGCCAGCTGGTGACCTCCAGTGGCCTGACGGTGGCCGGGGGCATCACCATTCCGGCCGAAGCGCAAAGCATCACTGTGGGCAAAGATGGTGTGATCACCGTGAAGCTTCCCGGCAATGCCACTCCGCAACAGGTGGGCAACATCGAGCTGGCGAGCTTCGTGAATCCGGCCGGCCTGGAGCCGCTGGGCGGCAACATGTACGCCGAGACCGTGGCCTCGGGCAACCCCATCAATGGCGCGCCAGGCTCGGCGGGCATGGGTCAGTTGATGCAGGGCTACGTGGAAACCTCCAACGTCAACGTGGTGCAGGAACTGGTCACCATGATCCAGACCCAGCGCGCCTACGAGATGAACTCCAAGGCGATCCAGACCTCTGACCAGATGCTCCAGCGTCTGGCCCAGTTGTGA
- a CDS encoding flagellar basal body L-ring protein FlgH, whose translation MSFCQALAPLSFTFKRGIVLAGAVLLAACQTAPVSVEPERPIKYIQTQPRPATQGSLFQSASYRPGFEDPRARMPGDSLTIQITEKVSANQSSSATIDRTGSAGGSVSAVPFMKPADLAKVNNLTMGADSSNSFNGSGDNANTNDFSGVITVTVQDVLPNGHLLVAGEKQIGVNSNVDVLRFSGTVDPRHIQPGNVVASTMVANARIESKGRGAVQEALSIGWLGRVFLNVFPF comes from the coding sequence ATGTCATTCTGCCAAGCCCTTGCGCCTCTCTCGTTCACATTCAAACGCGGGATCGTGCTGGCCGGCGCTGTGTTGCTGGCTGCTTGCCAGACGGCGCCGGTGTCGGTCGAGCCCGAGCGCCCGATCAAATACATCCAGACCCAGCCGCGCCCGGCGACCCAGGGCAGCCTGTTCCAGTCGGCCAGCTACCGCCCCGGTTTCGAAGACCCCCGCGCACGCATGCCGGGAGATTCGCTCACGATCCAGATCACGGAAAAAGTCAGCGCCAACCAGTCGTCTTCCGCCACCATCGATCGCACCGGCAGTGCGGGCGGCAGCGTCAGCGCTGTTCCATTCATGAAGCCTGCCGATCTGGCCAAAGTGAACAACCTCACAATGGGCGCCGATTCCAGCAACAGCTTCAATGGCTCGGGTGACAACGCCAACACCAACGACTTCTCGGGTGTCATCACCGTCACCGTTCAAGACGTGTTGCCCAACGGGCATTTGCTGGTCGCCGGTGAAAAACAGATCGGTGTGAACAGCAATGTCGACGTGCTGCGCTTCTCTGGAACGGTGGATCCGCGCCACATCCAGCCGGGCAATGTGGTCGCATCGACCATGGTGGCCAATGCGCGAATTGAATCCAAGGGCAGAGGTGCGGTGCAAGAAGCGCTCTCAATAGGCTGGTTGGGACGGGTCTTTTTGAACGTTTTCCCGTTCTGA